From one Solanum lycopersicum chromosome 12, SLM_r2.1 genomic stretch:
- the LOC101266398 gene encoding uncharacterized protein — translation MMGRCLSVQSSNPTELKFQTLNGIHQLAESCRFKAWFLDQFGVLHDGKHPYPGAISALEKLATYGAKMVIISNSSRRASTTLEKLRSLGFDPSLFIGAITSGELTHQYLQTRDDAWFASIGRSCIHMTWSDRGAISLEGLGLEVVEKVEEADFILAHGTEALGLSSGAAVPMNLDELEKILDQCAAKKIPMVVANPDFVTVEARSLRVMPGTLAATYEKLGGEVKWMGKPDKIIYKSAMEMASVVDASDCVAIGDSLHHDIKGANVAGIASAFITGGIHAAELGLGKFGEVVDDDNVHALALASNAYPTYVLPSFTW, via the coding sequence ATGATGGGAAGATGCTTATCAGTTCAATCATCAAACCCAACCGaacttaaatttcaaactttgaaTGGAATTCATCAACTAGCTGAAAGTTGTCGATTCAAGGCATGGTTTCTGGATCAGTTTGGTGTGCTTCATGATGGGAAACATCCCTATCCTGGTGCCATTTCGGCCTTGGAAAAGTTGGCAACTTATGGTGCAAAGATGGTAATCATTAGTAATTCTTCGAGAAGAGCATCCACAACCCTGGAAAAATTGAGGAGCCTTGGATTTGACCCGTCGCTCTTTATTGGTGCAATCACGAGTGGTGAATTAACACATCAGTATCTTCAAACGAGAGATGACGCTTGGTTTGCCTCAATAGGAAGATCGTGTATTCACATGACTTGGAGTGACAGGGGTGCTATATCTCTTGAAGGCCTCGGACTAGAAGTTGTAGAGAAGGTTGAGGAAGCTGATTTTATTTTGGCTCACGGAACTGAAGCCTTGGGGCTTTCTTCTGGTGCCGCAGTTCCTATGAATCTTGATGAACTTGAAAAGATACTGGATCAGTGTGCTGCTAAGAAAATCCCCATGGTAGTAGCAAATCCTGATTTTGTAACCGTTGAAGCTAGATCTCTGCGTGTTATGCCTGGAACATTGGCAGCCACGTATGAGAAACTTGGCGGTGAAGTGAAATGGATGGGTAAACCTGATAAGATAATATACAAGTCAGCTATGGAAATGGCTTCTGTTGTGGATGCCTCCGATTGTGTAGCTATAGGGGACTCCCTTCACCATGATATCAAAGGCGCAAATGTAGCTGGAATTGCTTCAGCGTTTATCACAGGCGGAATACATGCTGCTGAACTTGGACTTGGAAAATTCGGAGAAGTCGTGGATGATGATAATGTACATGCTCTTGCCTTGGCAAGCAATGCATATCCTACATATGTGCTGCCTTCATTTACTTGGTGA